In the Blautia coccoides genome, GAAAAATTCTTTAGTTTATTGATATAGAAGAGTAGATGCTCTATAATAGAAAGAAAACTATATTAAAGTACAATGAACCGAGGATAATATATGATTATCTTTTATTGAGGTGACAAGATGAGTTATGCAAATAGAACCGCTGAATTTGAGCAAATGAAGTATCATATAAATTCAGAAGATACACCTGTAATCATTATTAAAGCATACCCTGCCTGTGGAATATCATCGTTTATTAATGAAAGAATCAAAGGCGAACTTATTGCACCTGAACTTTTTTTGTATTTGCCAATTCCACGTGAAAATTCTCTTAAAGATGTTATTTTTTCACAACTTGTAAAACCCCCTTTTGATAGTATATTCCAAAAATTTCTTGATAAAACATTTGGATCGCATAATACTTCAGTAATTTCATCGATCGCTCAGGGAGTGCCATATATTGGTTCGTTTTTAGGTAGGATAGCTGAAAGTAAATCAGCACCGCCAATTTATACCGGAGATTATCCATCTGCTGTTGAGCAATTACTGTTGCCTTTCTTTTCAATGCTAAAGGAGAAAGCTGGGGGAACTCCTTTCACAATAGTTCTTGATCCAATAGGGCGATTAAGCGAAGATTCGTTTTCATTATTACACAATCTTATAGATAGTGGAGTGCTTCAATGTATCATTATTCAAATACAAGGTCATGAGGAACAATTCCTTAAATTTAGAAATAGTCTACGGCTTCATTCAATTAATTTTAAAGAAGTTGAGTTTGATCGACCTCATACCAAACTCATTAAGGAGTTAGCCGCACTTTATAATCTCCACATTGAAGACAGGGATGCGGATATGATTGCGAATAATTCTAACCAAAACATTCATAAAATAATTGATGCGATATTAGATTACGGAAATCATAGCATCAAACCTGATGAGCCTTTATCAGAATGTGAAAAAACTGTGATATCTATTCTTCATATTTTTAGTATTCCTATGGATGAAAAAGAACTAATTAACGTTGTTGCATCCGGTAATGACTTTGCTATGAATATTATGCAAACATGCCATAAGGCTTTTCAATCACTTGTCAGTAGAGGTTTGATTACCTGGAAAGAGGGCAAGTTGGAATTGTGTACGACCTCGCATCCGGTGGTACAAAAAATTCTCGATTCATATGCGGATCAGCTTGTTTATAAAAATATTGTGTATAGTTATCTTTGTGTTTCTAACAATAATTCAAGGTTACGCTACTTATTATCTCAACAATTGGGTTGTACTTCGAGGAAAGATGCACTGCCATTTTTACAAAGTTTAATTAAGGTAGGAGAAATAGCATCCCCTGAATTACTATCAGCTGCGGAACTCAAACGAGGGAATCGAGAAGATTGCCTTTTGGCATGCATAAATTATTGCCGAATGAGAAGATATAAGGATGCCTTGCAGTGGATAAGTTCCATTATATATGATGAAACAGACGAAGGATTAAATGCCTTAAGAGCTACGTTACTAAATCGTACTAGAAATACAGCACTTGCTGAAAAAGAACTGATAAGATGTTTAAGAAAACAGGGAGAACCATCTCGTCAGAATTTATTGGGTTCCTTCCTCATTTCAAATTATATTCATGCTGAAAACATGCCTATGGCTCAAAAAGTTTTTGTAGAGCTCATCAAGCACTATCCAAATTCGCCGATGCAAGGTTATTTATACCGTAATGTAGCATCTGCTTATAACGGCAATAGAGACGAATGGTATGAAAAAGCATTAGAAGCATTTACAAGAGATAATGATGACTTTGGCTTATATACGACATTATGCAATTGGGGATATGCGCAATGTCTTGAGAAAAAATACGAAGAGGCTCTCCAAAAACTCCAAAAAGCGCAAGATGGATTAATGCCCTTCTCAAAGACTCATCTACATATTGTTTATAATAATTTAGGAATTTGCTATTTAATGCTAGAAAAATATCAAGAGGCATCCCAGAATCTTCTTCTAGCAAAAACATTAGGAGAAAATAGCATGCCAAAAATATTTACGTCAATCAATATGGCATGCCTTAATGCTGTTTCTGGAAATACCTCAAAAGCTGTAAACTTACTACGTGACCTAGAGGCGGAAATTGAGGAACACCCACTAGATCGTGTAAGACAAAAATATTATATTAATCGCTTGCTAGTTGAATGCTTGTCAGGCAATAAGAATATAGACGGTTTAATTGCACAGACCGAAAAATATTTGGACCGTTACCATCCCGAGCAGACAGAAGAAGCACTTCAAGTCTACCAAAGCTTTTCAAAGTCTCCATATCTTTTCGACAAACAACTTTGGCGTAAATTGTATTCACCATGTGGACTGGCGTATTGGTATATGGATCCCCTAAAGCTCCTTCCCAAAGGTACTGTCAAGTAATCCATTACGATATAAACTGGAATACGTAATGTTAGCAATAAGCGCATCATAAGTTATGTCGTTAGCAGCCGCAGCTTGACTGATTGTTGAATGTTCTCCCAAATTACAGCATACGTTAAATTCTAAGAAATAAGGGATTCCAGATTCTCGTTCAACAATATAATCAAATCTTGTATAATCGAGCGGTTGAATCAAGGAGTACATATGTTTTGAATACTCTTGTATTTGTTTTTGGAGTTCATTATCTGTCAAAACTTTTCTGGAAAGGCCTGGGGCTATTTTACGTTTTTGCTGATACGTAACGACTCCATCTTTTAATGTAGAATATTGAGCAATACATGGCAGATACTTATGTAAGCCAAAATTATTAAGTACAGGACAAGTGTGATATATTCCTTTGATTTGTGCCTCAAGGATTACATCTACTCCTAAACTATGTAATGCAAAAACTTTATTTTTGGCAGCTTCCCATGTGCTACAGATCGAACTTTCATCAATTCCATTTGATGCTGCCCCGAATCTAGGCTTAATAAAGTATGGTGGTTCAAATTTCGGTTTGCGTATTTCATCACCGATATTATAAATAGTCCATTCCGGTGTGGGAACCTTCGCATATACTGCCAACATTTTTGCTAAATGTTTGTCTTCAGCAAGTGCGCGGATATTAGGTCTTGCACCTAAGTAGGGAAGGTTATGATATTCAGCTACGGATGAAACAAATACTTCTGAATTACGGAAAGGCATTCTATTGTATAAAGAAAAGATAAAATCTGCCTCAATATTGTCCTGTAACATAACACTGGGGTCGCATGAAGAGAGGAGTTTAGGAAAAAAAGATTTCAGGACTTTATATACTTTGTGATGATATTGTGCATAGACAAAATCTTTGATTCCTACGGGAATACTTGTAAAATCGTTCTGTGGTGCATAGTGTGCAAGAAATAATATCGTAATATCCTGTGGATTCATAGTTCACTCCTTCTCCATGGATAATCATATATTATCCTCGGTTCAGAAGAACAGAAATAAGGAGTCTATTGCTTCTTAAGATCCATAAAATTTCTCGGATGCTTTGTCGTTAAAATATCGTTCTGCTTTGTCATAGATACATTTGTGTATATTTCTGTAGTTTTAATTGAACTATGTCCGAGCATTTTTTGTATGTACCGAATATCAACATCGGCTTCCAAGAGAAGTGTGGCAAATGAATGACGGAACATATGAGGGGTTATATGTAAGTCAATCAATGCTTTGTTCAGATATTTTACAATCATGTCACGGGCCGATTGCTCAGAAAATCTCTGGTGGAGCCTGTTTACAAAAAACCACCCGGAGGATTCTATGTCCGATTTGAAAGTATTATAGTATTCCAGTAAAGCTTTGCGAACATCTGTATTTCCGACTTGGATCATCCGCTCCTTTGCCCCCTTACCCCAAATCAATATTTTGTAAGATGATAAATCTACTTGCTGAGTGGTTAAGGTACATAGCTCTGAAATCCTGACACCAGTAGCAAATAAAAGTTCCACTACGGCAATGTCACGAAGGATAGTGTTACTTTGGTATGTGGTTGATGCAGCTAGTTTTTCCGTATACATGGTGGAGATGAATTTCGCAATGATCTCTTCTGGTATAATCCGTGGCAGTGTTATAGGTTCGCGAAACTTTACATTGATTTTGCTAAATGGATTAAAGGCAATTGTCTCTTCATAAATCAGGTATTGAAAAAATGCTTTTATAACTGCAATCTTTCGTTTGGCTGTCTTTGGTTGAAATTTTTGGTGAAGAGATGATATGTATTCATTCAGTGTCGTTTTGTCAATACAAGATGGATATTCTAAAGTGAAACTGCTAAACTGAGTCAGGTCAATACGGTATGCTTTAATTGTTTTGGAATCTAATTGTTTGATTTCCTTACAGTATTTCAAATAGTTTGCAATTAGTATTTCTAAATTTCTCATAAATAGGCACTCCTTAGTGTTTTTATGTTCATTATGAGTGCCTATTTATAAAATGTCTAACGCTATTCAGGGAAAAATCGGTTTAAAATATTAAGAGTTTCCTTAGTTGTAAATCCCCAAAGAACTGTGCTTAAAGCTTCAATCGCAGCTCTACGCTTCCGGTAGTAGGTGCGATAAGAGATATTGCTTATGTGTGCTTCCAACTTTTCGATGATTTTGTCTGTGTTTTTTAATTCTTGAGGGCACAAATACGAGTAATAAAGAATCCAGTAAAATTGTTCACCATATTTGTGATTGGTACGTAGTAAATCTACTGCAGAATCCAGAAGTTTTAACATTTTATTGCTTCGCTCAATACTTTTTGCACGTTCTTCTATACCCGTTCCATTTAACTCAGCGCCAGCGACATAGATGGAGTCCAGAAATTCATCTATGCTATTTCCAAATTCAATCTGGAACTGCATTTCCAACTGATGTACCACAACCTTCAGGCTGTAAGTAGCATCCCGATAATGCCGCAGAAATTGATAAGTGTCGTGAAAACGAGGATCCTCTTCTGGGGTAGGAAAGTTTCTTTCTTTTTTCATTGCCATCTTATATTCTCCCTTCCTGTTTGATACATTCCTGTTGGGGTTGCAATGCGAATTGGACATCCGGTGATTTTGAGGTTAATGTCAATTCAAACTGGTATTTCATATTCCCGAAAGGGCAGATAATACTTAGAGCATATTGAATTACTGTACTCTTGCAGTCTGATAAAGGAGATAATATATACTCCGTCTTCTCACAGTGGCAGCATGGAATCCCTTGAGAATCCAGTAGTTCGACTACTTTTTGGATGATATATTTCATATGCGGTTTCGGAACGCATAAATTATTTTCTGAAACTGTTAACTGGTCATCTGTCACACATTTTGAAACGCATTTGGATGGTTCCTCGCTGTCCGGGATATGGATTGGTAATTGCATAGTCATAGCAACCTCCTCTTTGTCAATCATGACATCACTTACATTAAACATGACAGATAAATAGTTGTTGAGATAAATGACACTGCCATGCCTCCCCTTAAAATTAATCAGAGTAATGTACTCCTTTTCTTCTAATTTTTTCAGCATACGAGATACAGATGCTTTTGATATACCCCACCTCTCACCAAGGCTCTGATAATTGACTAAAGGATTATGGGTATTGTTACGATAATATACAACGGGACCTGGTTGAGAGCCTTGTACCGAAGGGTCGTTATAAATAGCGTGGATCCATAAATCTAAAATTATATCCATTTCAGAGCATTTCCCTATACTGATTAACTCATGGACCTTGGCTATTGTAAAAAAGAAGAAGCCGGCATTTTTTTTACAAGGATAATTATATTCCAGTACAGTATTGTCTTTCTGCCAGTCACTGATTTTAAACTTAATTATTTTGTTTTTTCCCAATATAGAATAGGTGATGTAATGCTGCTCCTCAAAATACTGAAGTATAGATAATACCTGGTGCTGAAAGCGGCAGCGAAACCAAACCTGTAATTCTGAGATATGACACACCCACTCACCGGGACTGACGGTATATACGATGCCGTCTATCCGATTGTAGGATGTTCTGTAGTTTGCGTAAGAGCACAGAACGATATAGTAAAAAAGATAAGAGCATCCGTTTGTCCGGATGCTCTTGTCGGCAATCAAGGTACGTATAAATTCCCGGTACATTCTGCAACGTGGAAAATCTACAATTTGTTTTAGCTCTAATTCATAATCCATAAATCTTTCTCCTTTGATAAAGAAAAGCAGACGAAATTAATCGCCTGCTTAATCAGTAGTGGTGTTATATTAACGGCTACCTTGTTGTTTCCTGTATAGAAACATCCTGTGAAATGTCCCTTATCGTCCCTAAAACGTATTTTTTGCCTTGCAAAACGAGAAAATCTGCTTTATACTGATTTTAGTGTATTTTTAATCAGTGCTGCAGAGAAAAGTCCTTATTTTATGGGCTTTTCAGTGGGTTCTAAGTACCATTTTGATACCGATAGTTCCGGGAAGTTCCATTGGTATTCATGGACTTAAAATCCCGTGGGTAGTGATACCCGTACCGGTTCGATTCCGGTCTGCGGCAGTAGGTAAAAGTGAGAGAAACGTTGAATTTACAGCGTTTCTCTTCTTTTTTTGCTTCAAAAAGTTTGAACACCTTTGAACACTTTATGAGGAAATCCCCAGTTTTTGAAAAGCAAAGCGGTCATTCTTCCTCTTGTTGACGTTCCGTAAATAGTGAAGCGTGGTTGCCGTTTCGCTATGCCCCATTAAATAACTCAAGGTTGTGAGATTGTTTCCGTCAAAGGCAGTTGAGGCATTGTAGAAACGGATTTTATGACTGGAATGGTAAGGAACACCAGCTTCTTTGCAATACTTCTTTAAACGGCGGTTGAAGCTGTCTGTTGTCATGATTTCTCCATTGGGTTCAAAGACATACACTCCATGCGGATTTAATTCTCTGGCTTTCTGAAGAATCTTGATTGCTTCATCAGTCAAGAACTGTTTGCGGAAACCATGAGAGGTATTTCCTTTCATCTGGTTGACTACCTTTACTTCTCTTTTGGAAAAGGTTAAATCATCGTTTAGTGTCCGTTCACAGGTAGCCTGTCGGTGCAGATAGACCATTCTGTTTTCATAGTCAATATCTTCCCAGCGGATTGCTTTTGTTTCCCCGATACGGATAAACAGATAAAAGGATAGTTGTATCGCAAGGGAATAAGGCTCTGTGATACAGCTAAGATAATGCAGTAGCTTATGTGTATCGTCACGGGAAAATACGTTGTCACTTTGTACTTCCACAGGCTTGTAGGTGAACTGCTTGAAATTCACATCAGAGACAGGATTGTGGGAGATGATTTCTTCCTCAATGGCATAACTCATGATTCCATTTAAGACAGAACGGGCGTTGCTGATTCTCTTGTGGGTATGCTGACGTTCTTTTGTGGCTTCTCTGAAAAAGCGGATAAGGGTAATCGGTCTGATTTCTCCTATCTTCATTTTGGAAAGAGCCGTGTCTTTGAAAAATCTGTTCCATTCAGAAACATACTCTTGAATCGTCTTTGCCTTTACAGAAGTGTAATCTCTTTTGTATAAGAGCCATTCTGTATATAACTCTTCCAGTGTGATATTCTCACGGTTTTCGATTTTTTGCTTCTCAATATAAAATCTGATGATTTCTTTTTCAAGGTTCTCTTTACTCTTCCGCTTGATCGGACGGCGGTTGTTGGGTTTGGTGTCATCTGGTAAATAGGTACGCCAGCTTTTTTCAGATTCCGAGTAATAAATTTCATATTTGTGATTCTCCAAGATTTTCTTATTTGCCATAATTTCAAAATCTTTGAAGACTTCATCTGGAGTCATATTAGCACAAGCGGCTAATGTGTTCAATAACGTAATATCGGAAGATGTAACAGGGTTATTCATCAGAATCCCCCCTTACACCCATAGTTTCTTTTTTGATTTTGATGTAGGTAACACTGCTGTCCTTTAAATAAGAACCAGTAGCTAAAAAGGATTTTGTATCATATATCTGCCGTGTGTACTCTTTTTGAAAAATGATAGTTTCATTCTGTAATTCGAGAATCATATCATCAGTCAGCATGAGTCTTGTTTCTTTCGGCATTTTCAGGTTTTGTGATTTGAAAAACGCCTTTTTCTTATGCTCCTTTACATCAAGGTCTTTCCCAAAATATTTGCTGAGATAGCGACCACGGTTCTCCTTGCTGTCTACATCAATACGGTTTATCTTAATAAAACCATGCGACCATAAATCTTGTAATTTTTCTTTTGCTATGTATGGAAAATCAAAGAAAATAACATGGTAGTGGATTGCACCACGTTTTTGTTTCTCCCACGTTGCAATATACTTTAATAATTGTCTTTTGGTTTGATACAGGTAATAATTTAATCGCTGGATAAAATACTTAAATTCTCGGTTCGTTATGGTAATGTCTTGAATATTATCTCTGAATGTCAGCGTTACAAATTTGGTTCTGTTATTGAAATTACAGTCCACGATACGGGCAATCTCCCAACGTGTCTGTTCATAATGTTTTTGTTTGCGTTTCAGGCTGTCATATTGCTTATGAGCTGACATCTCATCAAAGGTTTTACGTTTGCTTGTTTTCTCTAAATCTGCATTTTCTGTTGAATGACTGAAAATAGGATTCTTATAGATATATACTTCTTTGGTGGTAGGAGTTTCAATGATTTTCGTATTGTATGCAAAACATTCCTTTGCTTTGCTCACGAAATCCACCTCGTATCCTATTTTGTAATGTGTTTTCTTCCTGTTTTCGGAAGATGTTGTTTTATATATCAAGTCTAGTCAGAAGAAATATCTGCCCTTTCCAAGTCAGACAGCCAGCACCTAAGACGCTGTCCGGCACTGTCTGTCTGACAGGAGAGAGACTATTTCATTCCGGCTATCTTGATGTTATTTGCTTCTGCTTTGACAGAAAGCCGTCCGTTATAGAGACTCGCCCATGTATGTAATCCCTCAAACATGACAGGGACTTGCCCTTTCTGTTCCAGTTCTTCATTGGAAATCAGCGGACTGGACGTTTTTACACCTACTTTGACTTTTTCAAATTTCAGCTTTGGAAAGAGAACAGTATAGTAGAAGCCGAGCTTTTCTTTTGTAGAAAAATCTACCCAGTCGGAAACTTCTACAAGCTGGAACTGTTCTTCCAGTTTGTTTGGATTTAAAATAAAGTCGCTTCCTCGAATCATGGTATCACCTCCTTTTGAAATATCTAAAAATCAGATATTAAGATAATCATATGATAAACCAAACTAAATGAAATGTCAATAGAAAATATCTGAATATCCGATAAAAAGATTGACAAGGGAAAATTGATGAAATATAATGTGCTTAGAAAGGAGGACGTTCAACATGAACAAAATTAAAGAATTACGGAAAGAAAAGAATATCACGGTTGCAGAACTAGCAAAAGAACTGGGAATCTCACAGAGTATGCTGACAAACTACGAAAACGGAAATGGAACGCCAAGAGATGAATCTATCTGGGAAAAACTGTCACAGATATTTGGAGTGAGTAAAAGCCATGT is a window encoding:
- a CDS encoding tetratricopeptide repeat protein, with amino-acid sequence MSYANRTAEFEQMKYHINSEDTPVIIIKAYPACGISSFINERIKGELIAPELFLYLPIPRENSLKDVIFSQLVKPPFDSIFQKFLDKTFGSHNTSVISSIAQGVPYIGSFLGRIAESKSAPPIYTGDYPSAVEQLLLPFFSMLKEKAGGTPFTIVLDPIGRLSEDSFSLLHNLIDSGVLQCIIIQIQGHEEQFLKFRNSLRLHSINFKEVEFDRPHTKLIKELAALYNLHIEDRDADMIANNSNQNIHKIIDAILDYGNHSIKPDEPLSECEKTVISILHIFSIPMDEKELINVVASGNDFAMNIMQTCHKAFQSLVSRGLITWKEGKLELCTTSHPVVQKILDSYADQLVYKNIVYSYLCVSNNNSRLRYLLSQQLGCTSRKDALPFLQSLIKVGEIASPELLSAAELKRGNREDCLLACINYCRMRRYKDALQWISSIIYDETDEGLNALRATLLNRTRNTALAEKELIRCLRKQGEPSRQNLLGSFLISNYIHAENMPMAQKVFVELIKHYPNSPMQGYLYRNVASAYNGNRDEWYEKALEAFTRDNDDFGLYTTLCNWGYAQCLEKKYEEALQKLQKAQDGLMPFSKTHLHIVYNNLGICYLMLEKYQEASQNLLLAKTLGENSMPKIFTSINMACLNAVSGNTSKAVNLLRDLEAEIEEHPLDRVRQKYYINRLLVECLSGNKNIDGLIAQTEKYLDRYHPEQTEEALQVYQSFSKSPYLFDKQLWRKLYSPCGLAYWYMDPLKLLPKGTVK
- a CDS encoding tyrosine-type recombinase/integrase; the encoded protein is MRNLEILIANYLKYCKEIKQLDSKTIKAYRIDLTQFSSFTLEYPSCIDKTTLNEYISSLHQKFQPKTAKRKIAVIKAFFQYLIYEETIAFNPFSKINVKFREPITLPRIIPEEIIAKFISTMYTEKLAASTTYQSNTILRDIAVVELLFATGVRISELCTLTTQQVDLSSYKILIWGKGAKERMIQVGNTDVRKALLEYYNTFKSDIESSGWFFVNRLHQRFSEQSARDMIVKYLNKALIDLHITPHMFRHSFATLLLEADVDIRYIQKMLGHSSIKTTEIYTNVSMTKQNDILTTKHPRNFMDLKKQ
- a CDS encoding MarR family transcriptional regulator, whose amino-acid sequence is MDYELELKQIVDFPRCRMYREFIRTLIADKSIRTNGCSYLFYYIVLCSYANYRTSYNRIDGIVYTVSPGEWVCHISELQVWFRCRFQHQVLSILQYFEEQHYITYSILGKNKIIKFKISDWQKDNTVLEYNYPCKKNAGFFFFTIAKVHELISIGKCSEMDIILDLWIHAIYNDPSVQGSQPGPVVYYRNNTHNPLVNYQSLGERWGISKASVSRMLKKLEEKEYITLINFKGRHGSVIYLNNYLSVMFNVSDVMIDKEEVAMTMQLPIHIPDSEEPSKCVSKCVTDDQLTVSENNLCVPKPHMKYIIQKVVELLDSQGIPCCHCEKTEYILSPLSDCKSTVIQYALSIICPFGNMKYQFELTLTSKSPDVQFALQPQQECIKQEGRI
- a CDS encoding tyrosine-type recombinase/integrase, with product MNNPVTSSDITLLNTLAACANMTPDEVFKDFEIMANKKILENHKYEIYYSESEKSWRTYLPDDTKPNNRRPIKRKSKENLEKEIIRFYIEKQKIENRENITLEELYTEWLLYKRDYTSVKAKTIQEYVSEWNRFFKDTALSKMKIGEIRPITLIRFFREATKERQHTHKRISNARSVLNGIMSYAIEEEIISHNPVSDVNFKQFTYKPVEVQSDNVFSRDDTHKLLHYLSCITEPYSLAIQLSFYLFIRIGETKAIRWEDIDYENRMVYLHRQATCERTLNDDLTFSKREVKVVNQMKGNTSHGFRKQFLTDEAIKILQKARELNPHGVYVFEPNGEIMTTDSFNRRLKKYCKEAGVPYHSSHKIRFYNASTAFDGNNLTTLSYLMGHSETATTLHYLRNVNKRKNDRFAFQKLGISS
- a CDS encoding rolling circle replication-associated protein — its product is MSKAKECFAYNTKIIETPTTKEVYIYKNPIFSHSTENADLEKTSKRKTFDEMSAHKQYDSLKRKQKHYEQTRWEIARIVDCNFNNRTKFVTLTFRDNIQDITITNREFKYFIQRLNYYLYQTKRQLLKYIATWEKQKRGAIHYHVIFFDFPYIAKEKLQDLWSHGFIKINRIDVDSKENRGRYLSKYFGKDLDVKEHKKKAFFKSQNLKMPKETRLMLTDDMILELQNETIIFQKEYTRQIYDTKSFLATGSYLKDSSVTYIKIKKETMGVRGDSDE